A stretch of DNA from Lotus japonicus ecotype B-129 chromosome 4, LjGifu_v1.2:
CAAAGTTAGGAGGACTATGCTCCAAAAGTTTATTTACATTTCATTTGTTTTTGTGTTTCTTTCTAATTGTATATTGTATATTGGCTCCATTGTAGTAGTATATCTTTACTATGCATTTCTAACTATGGAATTATGTTAAAACGCTATATTTTCTTGCTTCTAAAAAAGTTTACTTGCATTTAGATTTAGATGTTGACACATCTAAATAAATGTTAGTTTGTGAACAAACAAAGATTCAATGTAAATCACATTACATTTTTCTCTACTAATATTGACCATCTCAGTCTCGGATTATTTCTTGAAGACACAcaattattatcattttttttgcCAACAAAATATCTCATAACCGACAACCATGAGACTAATTCTATCAAAACTTtaagatcacattaagtggatATACATCTTCCAATTAATACTATCCATACACATTGTCCATTAAAAAtcgaacttttttttttgaacatgaattgaaataatattaaaaagtgGGCATAGAAGCCAATAAGTCATCGTGAAGTAGAGGAAGGAGACCCGGAGGCCCCTCTTCGACCCAAACAACATCGTTAAGAGAGAATGCATGGTTGGCCATGAAATGAGCACAAACATTTCCCTCCCTACGAGTAAAAGAAAGATCAACATGATCAAAGAAACCACAAAGTTTAAAACAATCCTGAATAATCATAGTCAAATAAGAGTCTCCCTCACGCTGTCGCCATGCTTGGTGACGTTGCAATGAATCCACCTCGAATTGGACGCGCCTAAAACCAAGTTGTGTTGCCAAAGTCATCGCCCATCTCAAAGACAAAGCCTCTGCAATTGTAGCTGACAGTGCCACGACTGGAGAAAAAGAAGTTGCGGCCATGATGAGGCCATCTTTGTGCCTCGCGACCATACCAAAACTTGCAAGTTTGTCCCTCCCAAGCGCTGCATCGGTGTTCACCTTGATGAGCCCAGGTGCAGGTCGTACCCATGAAGCCGTCCCGCGAGAACGCATGGCTACTGGAGCTATCCCCATGGCTGGAGGCGCACGAAGAGCACGGGCACGATCCAAGATTGAGTCCCAAGCGTCCGTCGTGCCCTCGAACATCAGCTTGTTCCTTGATTTCCACAAGGAATAAATTAGTTCCTGTGAGAAAGAAGTGACATGATCATCATGTAACAGAAGCACCTCAGCTATGAACTCATGGAAGGGAAGAGCACCATTAATTCTCAGTCCCAAATCAGATGCAAACCTGTAAGCTTTGGCCACTGGGCAACGAAGGAAAACATGCTCGATAGATTCATCCTCTTCCTTACACCGCATGCACGATGGGTCAACATCCAAACCCCGTTTCCGCAGCGCGCCATGGACCGGCAAGGCCCCATTGCAGGCCCTCCAAACCAGCTCCTTGCACCTTGGCAAGCACGAGCTCTTCCAAAGCTCCTTCCAAAAATCAGCGCTAAACCGAATAGTGAAGGATGCCTCAGAGAGGTGTTGAGATACCTTGCCTCGCAGGAACTCATAACCAGATTTCTATTCGGCTGGTTCGGGAGATGGAAAACATTAAAAATCGAACTTTAAATTTTAAGAAGTTTAGACTATCTAATTGTGCTAGACctaggctatgtttgacatgtcatttcagctagcttatagcttatttgactagcttaaaagctctataaaagtgtttggtggagcttaaagcttaaagcttataggttattaaatatattctcatttttatccttattattttattaaaattccacctttAGCCTTTTATGTTTTTACCAAACCTATttacttatcagttatcacaccTGTCTCATATGCACACCGTTCCCATACacaaataattactactttggaataaaacaaataattttatattacaaattacaaattatttgttttattctatttaatttaataaaaatatagaaaattaaataagtaaaaattaatattatatttttatgatgataaataacttgagtgaaattaaaatatttataataatttcaatattaatatcatataggtattaacgtgaaaataaagtaatgtgaaatataaaaagaattatataagtatatccttttatgtcattttacaatttcagcttgttcaacaactagttttaccaaacacttttgtttcaattatgtagtttttcagctttcagctatcagcttttagctagcttatcagctttcagctagcttttcagctttcagctagcttataagctgaACGTGTCAAACATAGCCCTAGTTGATAATTATTTTCAACGTTTGTCTATTAGGTTCTAACAAGGGATAACTTCTTTTTTTAAAGTAAGAAGGAAGGGATAACCATTATCAATATACTTACTAAAGaataaaaactaaattttttATCTACCATTTTCATAAGAtttctgaaaataaaaaataaaaggtgTAATAAAAAAGGTGATGCTTTTATAATTAAAGTTGACTTAGGGGGGCATTGGATATCCGAGTTTGCAGTTTCTTTGGGGGTTAGTGATGCAATTTTGGCGGAGGTGCAAGCTCTTTATGACAGCTTGAGTCATGTTTGAGGTTTGGGTTTCCGTAGGATGGTGTGTTTCTCAGATTGTGCAAAATTGGTTGAGATGGTGACGAGGATGCGGGATGTGAGTCAGTTTTGGCATAGATACATGATTCAACAGATCCGCAAGCTTCTTCAACGCAATTGGCACGCTTCTGTGTGTCATATCCCTCATAAGCGAAACATGGTGGCGGATGCTTTAATTGCAGCTGGCGGGTGTGGAGATTGCCTCTGCCGCATGCCGTGTCCTTGCTATGTCAGGACGTGCTTGTCTAGTTTGTTATGATTAGTTGTTTTTTCTTGtatccaaaaataaaaattaaagttgaCTTATGTATGTAACCCAAAAATATTAAGGTTGACTGAGAGAAAATCAAACTTGACCCTAATTTATGCCATATTTTCATAATGAATGGGTGGGTTGTGGTTCATGTAGAAATGCTGGCAGTGTAGGTGTAAGCCAAGCACGCGTTCATCAGAATGGAGAAGAATCACGCCGGCGGCGGTAAGCGGAAACGGAAACCCTCCTCCGGCGACCCTTACCTTCACGTTCAACTCTCCGACGTCAATGGCATCTTCGCTCTGCTACTGTCATCCCTCTCCAACCTCCACCAACCCCACTCTCTTCCCTTCATCAACAAATGCTTATTCAAACTCCACCCctctcttcttctctcccaatcCTCACTCTCACCCATCCTCGCTCTGCTTCCATCCCTCCTTGCCTCCACAAATTCCCAAATCGCGCGCCGCGTCGCAGATATCATCGGCGCCGCCTCTCTTGCTTCGCTCGACCTCAACGAAGAAATCGCATCCGATTGTGAAACCGTCAAGGGGTTAATCTCGCTGCTGGAGAATCCTAACAGGAAGGTTCTGTTCTCCGCCTGCAATGCGGTCCTGGACTTGGCAACTACCACTCTTGCACAACAGCAACTTCTCAATCTTTCTGCCTTGGAGAAACTCATGTAAGCATTTACATAAACATTCATTGAATTTAACCATCCatgatttttttgtttctaAGTAGCGTGACATTGAAATTTATCACTATGGCCCCATTTGGGAAAACAGCTTAACTAAGCGCGACCATAAGCAACTTATGACAttagcgcttattcataagctattttaaataatttattaaaacaaattgaaaataagctatatataagcataaccTCTTTTTCATAatctatcctgagtagcttatgaaaataagctcaaaacagcttatgtcCTACCAAACACTTGCacaagcgcttatgctatcagataagctcaaataagctctccTAGACGGGGCCTATGTGGGAAAGAAAAAAACTGGGAATTGAAAGTTTAATTTATGTGAATTATTAGTTGAATATAGGAtggatggctaaacaattgACATTACTTAGGTTTGTGTTTCTTCAGATTTTTACGGGTGTGAAATCCGTGTGTTTATGGTCTGAGGGCGATGAGAGCTTTCACTCTTTCAAGATTGGGATTAGGGAAGATGAATTATCAGTGGTTATTCTCAGTGCAACTGTTGTTCTTATCAATGCCTGTGAAGTTGAGCAGCTAAAAAATGTCCCTAGAAGCCTTTCTGAACCAGTGCTGTGTCTTTTTAAAGAGATAAGGGCAAGGGTAAGTGATCGCGTGGTGGACGGAGATGCTGAGAAATCTGGTGAAGAAGGACGTCTTTATAAAAGCAACATTGGAGTTAGTAACCTTGCAGAAAGCATCTTTAGGCTTTCCATTGATGCTTCTCAACTTACTGTCTCGTTGCCATTTGAAGTTGTTCAGAGAGGTCTTTTTGGGAGTGATTTTGAAGATTTTATGTCAAATTACTGGGAAGTTTCGCCTTTTCTTCTATCAAGGGAATTAAAGGATCTAAATATGGATGATATGTTCAGCCCATTTATACAATCTTTGGGGTGGAATGGGAGTGTTCCTTCCCTTCTTTCCTCGATACTCAAAGGTCTAGTGTCTTGTTTTCCTATTGCTTCCGATGAGCAAAACATCCTCAATTTTTTGAATGAGGTGAAAGATAGATTGGGTTGTCCTTTGATCTACCAGCAGGATATACGGGTTGTGAAAACAGAGAGCCAAACAGGAAAAGAGATGCATTACTTTCAGGACTTTCATCCTGGCTGCACTAAAGAGCCTCTGTATTTGACTGTTGATGATGTCTTAAAGTGTGGGCAAGCATATGAAGAGGGATATACAGTTGCCCTGCGTGGTCTGGAGTTTCGCTATCAGAGCATTGCTGCTATTACAGATACATTAGCACTTATGTTTGGCCAACCTTCAGTAGGTGCCAATTGGTACTTAACACCACCTAATTCTCAGGGTCTGGCTTGTCACTTTGATGATCACTGTGTACTTGTGTGCCAGATTTTCGGTTCCAAGCAGTGGACTGTATTTCCTCGAACCAGTCAGCTATTACCTCGTTTATATGATAATCTATGTGGTTCTAATATTGACTGTACGAAATCTGGTAGAAGAGAGTTCTTTCTCAGGGAGGGTGATGTATTATATATTCCCAGGGGTTTTCCTCATGAAGCATGCACAAACTCTGGTGTTGGTGATGGTTCAACTCAGTTTTCGTTGCACCTTACACTTAGTATTGAGGTTGAACCTCCTTTTGAGTAAGTAATGGTTAACtccaactattttttttattgattataAGCTTTAATTGCGATGTTTTGGTGGGTTTTAAAGATTCCTCTTGTTCTCTTACAGTAAAAACTTTATCAAGTCTATTATGACCCTTTGTCTTATTTGTTCTTTGCTCTTGTAAGTTCTATAATTCTATTAAACCTTATTTTCATGATGTAATGAAAATGATAATGTTTGGTAAGATGCTGTGCAGTAAGGTCAAATCTGAACctgtctctttctctcttattCTATTATTGGAATGCACTCATGGTAGGAAGAAAATCATTGATAAACTAGATCATTTTTCATGTTTCATAAGGCTTAGACTTTCTGTTACCGTGCTATAATACATGGTGCATATGCACTATTTATAAGTAGAACAGAACTTTAAAATTAATAGTTGTATGTATGGATTGGGTAAGTCTCACCCTCTCTCAGCCTGTTGGATACAAGTATGCAAAATCAAGTTCTATtgaattgattttgggttttatgGCTCTTACTTCTTTATTGTGCAATAACTGAGTAGTTGTTGAAATAGAATGACTGTGTAAACTTAAAAAGAAAAGACAGATAGTTTACAACAATTTGAGTAGAGCGGTAGAGCCTGAAATTTTAAAGAGAAATCCTTCATAAAGAACAATGGAGAAGACCCAAGAGAATACATTAGCAAAACCTTAGTTCAAAGCTTATACTGAAGATATTTCTGGGTccttttttttatgttaaagCAAAATGCTTTTATTAGCAAAAGTATAAATTCTGTTTTGTGCGTAAATTGTTAATGTTTGAACAGGCTACTGGTATTGCATATAATAATTAGATGGTATACGCTTAGTTCATCAAGCAGTTATGTATAGATCCACCAGAGGAAGGAGGCTGATGCCAGAAATTAGTAGTTTCATTAAGTGGCTTGTGGCCAATCACTAGTGCGTGTCTTGATCTTCCATTGTCAGTGAATGGCAAAGAAACATGTGGTCAGTggctgaaa
This window harbors:
- the LOC130713746 gene encoding uncharacterized protein LOC130713746; translation: MEKNHAGGGKRKRKPSSGDPYLHVQLSDVNGIFALLLSSLSNLHQPHSLPFINKCLFKLHPSLLLSQSSLSPILALLPSLLASTNSQIARRVADIIGAASLASLDLNEEIASDCETVKGLISLLENPNRKVLFSACNAVLDLATTTLAQQQLLNLSALEKLMFVFLQIFTGVKSVCLWSEGDESFHSFKIGIREDELSVVILSATVVLINACEVEQLKNVPRSLSEPVLCLFKEIRARVSDRVVDGDAEKSGEEGRLYKSNIGVSNLAESIFRLSIDASQLTVSLPFEVVQRGLFGSDFEDFMSNYWEVSPFLLSRELKDLNMDDMFSPFIQSLGWNGSVPSLLSSILKGLVSCFPIASDEQNILNFLNEVKDRLGCPLIYQQDIRVVKTESQTGKEMHYFQDFHPGCTKEPLYLTVDDVLKCGQAYEEGYTVALRGLEFRYQSIAAITDTLALMFGQPSVGANWYLTPPNSQGLACHFDDHCVLVCQIFGSKQWTVFPRTSQLLPRLYDNLCGSNIDCTKSGRREFFLREGDVLYIPRGFPHEACTNSGVGDGSTQFSLHLTLSIEVEPPFEWEGVAHFALRCWNENQKRPCYDDLNSLSQKLDLVSVNLLHLAIGIISNSDPSFRKACLTAAVSLPPGVYNRLVQNQRNTFLHVIDKIHTESRFLEVLSCIEVAIRNNEDPFRQIRWLWAMENETSSGHNTNKSFMIEDQLSLCAQHKDKLEAAFLNVKSRFCSEVVFEDVVTSHRMLLQKYRKTRRQYINGMVSLHDKL